TTAGATCTGTTACTTGATTGACTCGACCCACTAGAACCTTCTCTAAAAGAAACACTTCTAGGCTTATTATCCTTAGTTTCACAgtccttttcaaattttgtaaatCTCTTATAATTCTGCACTGCTAAACTATCAGGATTTCTCTTTATATACTCTTCATAATATTTATCCTTATAATCTTTCATTGAAATGCCCTTTGATGAACTAGAGTTTCCACTGGACTCCATACTACCTCTAGACTTCTCAGGTGATATCCTAgtcttattctttttataaggaCAACAACTTGACACATGACCTATCTCACGACACTTAAAGCATGACCTTTTAGAAGTTTTCTTTGATATGTCACCATGAACTATCTCAGGTACAGGAACCCCATGACCCCTTAATtcatcaatatattcaagagtAGCATATGCTTCTTCCCAAGTAGTAGGAGCTTTAATAGGATCAACATATCTTTTCACAGTCTGAATCTCAAGATCACGACCAACAGATAACATTTCTTTAAGTTTTCTTTCAGCAAATTGTTCTGGTGTTTCAGATTGTACACTTTGACCTTATGCATCCATTGTGGAAGtttgaacaaaaccctttttgaaaattttatctttaagCTCCTTACATGGTTTTGGCAAGTTATCAGATTTTATTGGTTCTTTAAGACTCCagatttgttcaatgttttTCGGatatttaccttttaaatatgACTCCTTTGCTGAAAACACTTTGCCATTACCTTTTAAAGTGTAATAGACAATAGTTTCAAATTCAACTTCCTTTTTAAcaccttatattttgttatctgTTGTCGGTTTGGCTTCACTTGGGTCTGAGTGAGCCTTAGGAACATTAGTCTTGTTCTCAGATTCCTCTGACTTAGATGTCTCAGGAATAGGAACATCACTAGATTTAGTCTCAAAAGGGGTAGTCTTGGGTACATTttcagttttagttttattcgATTCTTCTAAGGTCAAACTCTGAAAACTGTCATAATTGTGACTAAATGGTGGAGGCACAACATTATATATCTGGACAAAACTAGGTTGTTCACCTTTAGACTTAGCGTCTCTAAGGTGTCCCATCATGGTTCCTATATCTCTCATTTGATTTAATTTCCCACTTAGTTCAACAATTTGCACCCTAGAATCTGCTAGTTCCTTGTCCTTATTAGCACTTTCTTTAACTACCATTTCGAATTCAGCATCCAGCACCTGTTTTCTGCCTAGTAACTGTGCACACTCAACTCTAAGGGATTCGAACCTATCTTCTTCAGATTTTATCCGATTAAGATATTCTTTAGCATGACCTTTACAAACCATTACATCCGTTGCTAGCTTAGATCATTCACTAGTAGCATCATTCAAACGGGTCTTAGCTAATTCAATCTCCCTTTTAAGATCAGTTACTTCGCTAGATAAGCCTATACTATGCTGACAAACATAAGCAAAAGCATGTAAGGAAAAACTTACCTGTTGTTCAGGAGCTTCAAGATTTGCAACAAAGTTCATTAGCTCTTCTATGCCTAGATCATCAGGTATCTCAATCTTTACACCTTTGTCTTTATTCTACAACTGTGAACTTGATTCAGCTTCCATGGAAACCTCTATGACTTGATTCAGTAGAAGCTCCTCTAACTTCATCTCTTACTGGTTGTGATGGTTCTGATTCCTCTTCTACCTTCTGATGAAAACTATCATGTTCATCCGTGCTAGCATACAATGTATAGTCGAATGAATTATCAACAAGATTGTTCATCCTTCCATCAAAGTCTTGAATTTCTGCCATGAATGCATGATTCTGATCATCGGCAGCCCCAATTATATGTACCATCAGACTGAACCACTAATGCTCTTGAGTTGTCGATCTCTCCTGAGCTATGGTTCCCAGTATTAGCATATGGACGCCCAGAATTCTGACTAGCAATGACACCACCTTGATTGAAGTTCTGACGACCTGTAGCTGAATTGTTATCCCGTCTTGGCCTCTGACACTCACgtgcaaaatgtccaaagccatcacagttaaaacatttcaccttggttTTATCAAACCCTAATTTGCCATCAATCACCTTCCTTCTAGTTCTATCAGTGAAACGCTGAACTCTCAATGTCAACATAGCCAATTGCCAGTTCAGGTCCATTTCTTCTAGATCGTGTGGATCAACTTGCTTGTAATCCTCCCTAACCAGTTCAGGATCAGTTAAACCCGAGCTTGGAGAACCAATTAGCTTTTCATGAGCTGACACAAAAGAAGGGAGCACAAAAGAAGCGAGCATTATGCGAGCATGCCCAGATATCCCTCCAATTAGCTTTTCATGAGCTGACACAAAAGAAGCGAGCATGCCCAGATATCCCTCTGCAGATCTTTTGCTCATCGGCATACCTGTTAAACCGGAGCTTGGAGAACCATTGTTCTGATTACCATTATGCACAACAATCGTTGATTCCGGAGAGTTTACATACAACAAGCTGTTGTTAGAATCCATCGTCCTCTTCATTTTCTCATCATCTCCACTGTAGAAGGCAGTGATCCCtccacttgaagatcttgaggaAGGAATGCTTGTCTTGCTATGATAGAGTTCAGGACGCTGAACAAAATCACTGCTGCCTGCTTCCTTCgattttcttttcatattttgGCTTCTCAGCTTTCGAATAATCTGTTCCAGTGTCCATTTGCTGAAATCGGGATTTTGTTGGATATAAGTGATAAATCCTTCCCATTTGATAGGAAGTGCCTCCAACAACTTCTCGATCACGTCTTCTGGATCTGGATTGTACCCAAAGTAGGAAAGCTCAACCAGCAGATGACTGtaacgaaccagtgtctcaTCAAGAGTTTCATCTTTGAAGCTAGTGAACACATAATACTGCTTCTTCAACAAGTCTTTCCTACTCTTCTTGAGATCGTTGTCACCTTCACAATGctctttgagtgcatcccaTAAGCCTTTTGCTGTATCATACTTTTCAAACAGATGCAGAACTTCCCCTTGGAGAGCCATTCGAAGCGAGCCCAATGCCTTGCTTTCGGCTTCATAATCTTTCTTCTTATCGACGTCCGTTTGCTCATATGAAGCAAGCCTAGCAGTGCTCGAACCTGGAGTTTAACCTGGTACTGAACCTTtatgtgaaatgggaaagtaGGTATTTAAGGAGAATGTAGGTATTGTAACTATGAAAGATTAATTGGTCAAAAGGTTTAGTATTATTCCATGTGGGGggtttatataggcatataAATTGCACTTAAACCCCCTCTCATAATTACAAATAAGTACATGGTGAATTACATGATAAACCCTTCATCTAAACAAGCTAAATAACAAGGACATTACTAATCTATATTTACAAAACACGTACTAACAAATATAAaagctaacaatctccccctttaGTACTATTTAGTAAATGATCATTATTgagctcttttcttctttctttgtcGTCTTTTTCGcttctttgttgatgattcagGTTTGTCATGAAGAAAGGTTTGGTCTTTAAAGGCTCTCTTTTTGTACTCGCTCTTCTTTCCCTTCCAATACTTCTTTGGGACAAAATGGTACTTTGGATCTGGTGGTTCAATTATGTTGAGAATCTTTGATGTGGAAAAGACTTTGATGatttctctttattttcattGTCTTCATGCAACTTTGACTGTTGGGTTCTTAAACATTTTGTGAAGGCGGAGACTTAGGCTTCTTGTGAAATAAGGAAGCTTGGTATAAAGTGCGGAAGCTTGGCTTGTTGTAAATTTGGTGTGAaaaatgatttgtcattttAGCTCCCCCTCAAATTGAGCAAATTCTTCGGTCATCTTCAAAGCTTTCATTGTGCTCCCCCTTAAATGGGCAATCTATTGTGCTCCCCCTTACAAAGACAATCAATATCAATCTTTAACAcatttctccccctcatgatgaaCATGTTTAATATGTTCATCATGTAATAGTGATTGATTGCCCAAAAGGTGAATGAAAAGGTACAATTATGAAGTAGCGTCTCAACTAAACATGTTCTGAACGGGTTGTACACTGAAATGTGTACAAGCCAAATCACAACCACCTACTTGAATCCAGAAGTTGGGACCCATGTGAAGGTGGGTCCAACTGGATATTTGAAGAGAGAAGTAGGAGGTTGTGCATAGTCAAGCACTTTTTGCACACGAGGGTGAATGATTCGTGGTGCAAACTTAAATAACTCAGAGAGAGAGAGTACTTGATGGGAGTGCTTTTAGGTTTTGGGTTGGGTTTACTATGAAAAAACCAGCCATATCGATCTTTATAGCGAATGATTCCAGTGGTGGAATCCTTGTATCTCTGGCAATGGCTATTTATATGCTTGAGGGGAGATCCGGTCTTGCAAGGTGTGTAATAtgggttcatttgtttgaaagtAGAATGGGGTTTAGTTGGAATGGTTTTTGTTTTGATGAGATGAGGTTCTTTTGAGTAGTTGGGAGTTATATGAGCTGGTTTGGAAGATGGCTGTGGGTGTTTAGTGTTTTGGTGAGATGTTTTGGTATTATAagaatttgttttggttttggagGAAGGGTTT
The Erigeron canadensis isolate Cc75 chromosome 2, C_canadensis_v1, whole genome shotgun sequence DNA segment above includes these coding regions:
- the LOC122587746 gene encoding uncharacterized protein LOC122587746, coding for MLSVGRDLEIQTVKRYVDPIKAPTTWEEAYATLEYIDELRGHGVPVPEIVHGDISKKTSKRSCFKCREIGHVSSCCPYKKNKTRISPEKSRGSMESSGNSSSSKGISMKDYKDKYYEEYIKRNPDSLAVQNYKRFTKFEKDCETKDNKPRSSNPVDRFQRHSPRRLSASSPERMSRFQKDLRDNNQRLPTDRRTSGSPSRRHSEGRSSRTSPRQGPSNSLTSKSTKA